In the genome of Myroides phaeus, one region contains:
- a CDS encoding type B 50S ribosomal protein L31 encodes MKKGIHPENYRLVAFKDMSNEDVFITKSTVDTKETIEVDGVEYPVFKMEISRTSHPFYTGKSKLIDTAGRIDKFKTKYAKFKK; translated from the coding sequence ATGAAAAAAGGTATTCACCCAGAAAATTACAGATTAGTAGCATTTAAAGATATGTCTAACGAAGACGTATTCATCACAAAATCAACAGTAGATACAAAAGAAACTATCGAAGTTGACGGAGTAGAATACCCAGTGTTCAAAATGGAGATCTCTCGTACATCTCACCCATTCTACACAGGTAAATCTAAACTTATCGATACTGCAGGACGTATTGACAAATTCAAAACTAAATACGCTAAATTCAAAAAATAA
- a CDS encoding DUF4268 domain-containing protein encodes MFSKEEAQRIKREFWITFADVYPRKWLLHNTKIKDFAFKFYADNKKAQVLLDIEHKDEEKRTIYFQKIESLKTILLEEYLPEAIFEENFYLENGKLVSRIWIEQTNVCINNKATWNDIYDFFNEKMGLFELFFYEYEDYIRDLEINT; translated from the coding sequence ATGTTCAGTAAAGAAGAAGCACAAAGAATAAAAAGAGAGTTTTGGATAACATTTGCAGATGTTTATCCTCGTAAATGGCTTTTGCACAATACCAAGATTAAAGACTTTGCATTTAAATTTTATGCTGACAATAAAAAAGCACAAGTGTTATTGGATATAGAACATAAAGATGAAGAGAAAAGAACTATTTATTTTCAAAAAATTGAGTCTTTAAAAACAATACTTTTAGAAGAGTATTTACCTGAAGCTATCTTCGAAGAAAACTTTTATTTAGAAAATGGAAAGCTTGTAAGTCGTATTTGGATCGAACAAACAAATGTTTGTATCAATAACAAAGCTACTTGGAATGATATTTATGACTTCTTTAATGAAAAAATGGGACTTTTTGAATTATTTTTCTATGAATATGAAGATTATATTCGTGATTTAGAAATAAACACGTAA
- a CDS encoding S28 family serine protease, which yields MQKTLTTLLFLCFYLLSFAHPDKKVVEQALYNLKNVTFKQIETNDDDYLLYELFIRQLVDHNDPSKGYFKQKVHYYHRGFDRPTIMETNGYNLYVRASEMVSYLNSNYLNIEHRYFGESIPDGKPWEFLTMEQVTTDLHEINQLFRELYHGKWISTGISKGGQTAIYYKYFYPNDVDVAIPYVAPFNQSLEEPRIYPFLEQVGDKTCRDKIYTIQISLFKNKKAILEKLNWYAKGANLTFDYLGSLEKAFEYAVLEYSFGFWQSGHSCTVFPNTTNLDELTEHFLSVSNIDFFSDKTIERFASHFYQAGTQLGYYGYDITPFKQYVSFDQNPLATFMPKGTTYDVFSDELIQKVKTWLDTEANNILYVYGETDTWSASMVIPTKQVNSKSFVLPGKDHGQARVKNMTPQMRKDFFKSLEQLTGLKPQTQTL from the coding sequence ATGCAAAAAACACTCACTACCTTACTCTTTTTATGCTTCTACTTACTGTCTTTTGCTCATCCCGACAAAAAGGTTGTAGAACAAGCACTTTACAATTTAAAGAATGTAACTTTTAAACAGATAGAAACAAATGACGATGACTATCTGTTGTATGAATTGTTTATACGACAATTAGTAGATCACAACGACCCTTCTAAAGGGTATTTTAAACAAAAAGTACATTACTACCACAGAGGTTTTGACAGACCAACGATTATGGAAACCAACGGGTATAATTTATATGTACGCGCAAGTGAAATGGTAAGCTACTTAAACAGTAATTACCTCAATATAGAACATCGCTATTTTGGCGAGTCAATTCCTGATGGCAAACCGTGGGAATTTCTGACAATGGAACAAGTAACAACCGATCTACACGAAATTAACCAATTGTTTCGTGAATTATACCACGGAAAATGGATTAGTACGGGTATTAGCAAAGGTGGACAAACGGCTATTTACTACAAATACTTCTACCCTAATGATGTTGATGTAGCGATTCCTTACGTAGCACCATTTAACCAATCCTTAGAAGAACCACGTATCTACCCTTTTCTTGAACAAGTTGGAGATAAAACGTGTCGCGACAAGATTTACACTATTCAAATAAGCTTGTTTAAAAACAAAAAGGCAATCTTAGAAAAGCTAAATTGGTATGCTAAAGGAGCTAACTTGACTTTTGACTACTTAGGTTCTCTTGAAAAAGCTTTTGAATATGCAGTATTAGAATATAGTTTTGGCTTTTGGCAATCTGGGCATTCTTGTACTGTATTTCCAAATACTACAAACTTAGACGAACTAACAGAGCACTTTTTAAGTGTGAGTAACATCGACTTCTTTAGCGATAAAACAATTGAACGTTTTGCTTCACACTTTTACCAAGCGGGCACACAATTAGGATACTATGGGTATGATATTACACCTTTCAAACAATACGTTAGCTTTGACCAAAATCCACTGGCTACTTTTATGCCAAAAGGAACTACATATGACGTATTTTCTGACGAATTAATCCAAAAGGTAAAAACGTGGTTAGATACAGAAGCAAACAACATTCTTTATGTGTATGGAGAAACAGACACTTGGAGTGCGTCTATGGTAATACCAACAAAACAAGTAAATTCTAAGTCTTTTGTTTTACCTGGTAAAGACCACGGACAAGCAAGAGTTAAGAATATGACACCACAAATGAGAAAAGATTTCTTTAAGTCGTTAGAACAATTGACAGGCTTAAAACCTCAAACGCAAACGCTTTAA
- a CDS encoding lysophospholipid acyltransferase family protein has product MGLFKRNPFGHILFLKKWIIRVFGFATHQRFRGFNDLKIEGSEVLRNLPDRNVLFISNHQTYFADVVAMFHVFNASLKGRDDSIKNIMYIWHPKLNVYYVAAAETMKSGILPRILSYVGAITVDRTWRSKGVELTEKKKVNKDQVENIHTALEDGWVITFPQGTTKSFKPIRKGTAHIIKNYKPVVVPIVIDGFRRSFDKKGLYLKKKGILQSMVIKEPLEIDYENDTIDMIVEKVEMAIEQHPSFLKVIPQEFLEQEQELNKLRRYE; this is encoded by the coding sequence ATGGGATTGTTTAAAAGAAATCCATTTGGACATATATTGTTCTTAAAGAAATGGATTATTAGAGTATTTGGTTTTGCAACGCATCAACGCTTCAGAGGTTTCAATGATTTAAAGATAGAAGGATCTGAAGTACTGCGTAATTTACCAGATAGAAATGTTTTGTTTATATCTAATCACCAAACATATTTTGCAGACGTAGTGGCAATGTTTCACGTGTTTAATGCAAGTTTAAAAGGTCGTGACGATTCAATTAAAAACATTATGTACATCTGGCATCCTAAGTTAAATGTGTACTATGTAGCTGCGGCAGAAACAATGAAGTCGGGTATCTTACCTCGAATATTGTCGTATGTAGGAGCTATCACAGTAGATAGAACTTGGAGAAGTAAAGGTGTGGAATTAACAGAAAAGAAAAAGGTTAATAAGGATCAGGTAGAGAATATCCATACAGCTTTAGAAGATGGTTGGGTTATTACTTTTCCACAAGGTACTACTAAGTCGTTTAAACCAATTAGAAAGGGAACAGCTCATATTATCAAGAATTACAAGCCAGTGGTTGTACCAATTGTAATTGACGGTTTCAGAAGATCGTTTGATAAAAAAGGATTGTACCTGAAGAAAAAAGGTATTCTACAGTCAATGGTGATTAAAGAACCTTTGGAAATAGATTATGAAAACGATACAATTGATATGATCGTAGAGAAAGTTGAAATGGCTATTGAGCAACATCCTTCTTTCTTAAAGGTTATCCCTCAAGAGTTTTTAGAACAAGAACAGGAGTTGAATAAACTTCGTAGATATGAATAA
- a CDS encoding NUDIX hydrolase, translating to MTFETFFHQIQAIKSTELLGIEAQEVMVPTERRPYLDVEKFKERHPRTSAVMMLLYPKEGETSLLLIERATYKGVHSGQVGFPGGKFEKSDVDLETTALRETMEEVGITANQIEVIKPFTQVYIPPSNFIVQPFLGVLTETPLIIPSDYEVANIIEMPLNTLLDDSIVQNVYLQTSYADYINVPAFVYNDYTIWGATAMMLSELKETIKLSI from the coding sequence ATGACTTTTGAAACTTTTTTTCATCAAATACAAGCAATTAAAAGCACTGAGCTTCTTGGTATAGAGGCCCAAGAGGTTATGGTACCTACTGAAAGAAGACCGTATTTAGATGTAGAGAAATTTAAAGAGAGACATCCAAGAACCTCTGCTGTGATGATGCTTTTGTATCCTAAAGAAGGAGAAACTTCACTATTGTTGATTGAACGTGCAACTTATAAGGGAGTACATTCAGGACAAGTTGGGTTTCCTGGAGGGAAATTTGAGAAGTCAGATGTAGATTTAGAAACTACGGCTTTGCGTGAGACAATGGAAGAGGTAGGGATTACAGCCAATCAAATTGAGGTAATTAAACCTTTTACACAAGTCTATATTCCTCCAAGTAATTTTATAGTACAACCTTTTTTAGGTGTATTAACCGAAACTCCGCTTATTATTCCAAGCGACTACGAGGTTGCAAATATTATAGAGATGCCTTTAAACACTCTATTAGACGACTCAATTGTTCAAAATGTATATCTACAGACGAGTTATGCCGATTACATCAATGTACCTGCTTTTGTGTATAATGACTATACTATTTGGGGAGCTACTGCTATGATGTTAAGTGAGTTAAAGGAGACAATTAAGCTGTCGATTTAA
- a CDS encoding TlpA family protein disulfide reductase: protein MKPIFKSVKKAIAFGAIALMSTHSFTSYAATVAEGNPPTINSSKVDAVFLDGDGKKVSLSSLQGKVVFVNFWATWCPPCIKEMPSIQALKDKFAKKDVVFMMVDVDSQYAKSKAFMDKKRYTLPVYIPGGNISEHYLGTSVPTTIIFDKKGNLVQRIVGGVDYDSPEVEKFMNQVLAL, encoded by the coding sequence ATGAAACCTATTTTTAAATCAGTAAAAAAAGCAATTGCTTTCGGAGCAATTGCCTTAATGAGTACACACTCATTTACTTCTTACGCAGCAACAGTAGCAGAGGGCAATCCACCAACGATTAACAGTTCTAAAGTAGATGCTGTTTTCTTAGATGGTGATGGTAAAAAAGTATCTTTAAGTTCATTACAAGGAAAAGTTGTCTTTGTAAACTTTTGGGCAACGTGGTGTCCTCCTTGTATCAAGGAAATGCCATCCATTCAAGCCCTAAAAGACAAGTTTGCTAAAAAAGACGTTGTCTTTATGATGGTAGATGTGGATTCACAATACGCTAAATCAAAAGCCTTTATGGATAAGAAAAGGTACACATTACCAGTATACATTCCTGGAGGTAATATCTCAGAACACTATTTAGGAACTTCAGTTCCAACAACTATAATTTTTGACAAGAAGGGGAATTTAGTACAACGCATCGTAGGAGGTGTTGATTACGATTCGCCAGAAGTTGAGAAGTTCATGAATCAAGTGTTAGCTTTATAA
- a CDS encoding GlmU family protein: MNYILFDGDVREALLPFTFTRPVADIRIGILTIREKWETYLRYTTTTLTEEYLSAKFPMVEVENNVMINASYLPNRELADLILDLEPMQAVVYQEDIIAFYTQETQEEVDFNDYTLISYEGELIQVANKWDIFQKNDEALRADFALVTEDRISEPIPSNVNVIAPENVFIEEGAKLAFVTLNASTGPIYIGKDTEIMEGSIIRGPFALCEGAQVKLGTKIYGATTVGPECRVGGEVNNSVMFGYSNKGHDGFLGNSVLGEWCNLGADTNNSNLKNNYAPVKLWNYETGDYENTGLQFCGLMMGDHSKSGINTMFNTGTVVGVSCSIFGGGFPKTFLPNFTWGGVESTDHYKVDKAIETMKIVMERRHIELTPIDEEIIRQIAADTELERFQHSLKR, from the coding sequence ATGAATTATATTTTATTTGATGGAGACGTAAGAGAGGCATTATTGCCATTTACTTTTACTCGCCCAGTAGCTGATATACGTATTGGTATTCTTACAATTAGAGAAAAATGGGAGACTTACCTGCGTTATACTACAACTACATTAACGGAAGAATATTTGTCTGCTAAATTTCCAATGGTAGAGGTAGAAAACAATGTGATGATTAATGCATCATACTTGCCAAACCGTGAATTAGCTGACCTTATTTTAGACTTAGAGCCAATGCAGGCTGTAGTTTATCAAGAAGATATCATTGCTTTTTATACACAAGAAACACAAGAGGAAGTAGATTTTAATGATTATACATTAATTTCTTATGAAGGAGAGTTAATACAAGTTGCTAATAAATGGGATATTTTCCAAAAGAACGATGAGGCGCTTCGTGCTGACTTTGCTCTTGTTACGGAAGATAGAATATCAGAGCCAATCCCTTCTAATGTTAATGTAATTGCTCCAGAGAACGTATTTATTGAAGAAGGTGCAAAGTTAGCTTTTGTTACTTTAAATGCTTCTACAGGTCCAATTTACATCGGTAAGGACACCGAGATTATGGAAGGGTCAATTATTCGTGGACCTTTTGCTCTTTGTGAAGGTGCCCAAGTAAAATTGGGAACTAAAATATATGGTGCTACTACAGTTGGACCAGAGTGTAGAGTAGGAGGAGAAGTGAATAACTCTGTAATGTTCGGCTATTCAAACAAAGGACATGACGGATTCTTAGGGAACTCGGTTTTAGGGGAATGGTGTAATTTAGGAGCAGATACAAACAACTCTAACTTAAAGAACAACTATGCACCTGTTAAATTGTGGAACTATGAAACAGGTGATTATGAGAATACAGGTTTACAGTTCTGTGGATTAATGATGGGAGACCACAGTAAAAGTGGTATTAACACTATGTTTAATACAGGAACAGTAGTAGGTGTGTCTTGTAGTATTTTTGGAGGTGGTTTTCCTAAAACATTCTTGCCAAACTTTACTTGGGGTGGTGTAGAATCTACAGATCACTACAAAGTAGACAAGGCTATTGAGACAATGAAGATTGTAATGGAAAGAAGACATATCGAGTTAACACCAATTGATGAGGAGATAATTCGTCAAATTGCTGCAGATACTGAATTAGAGAGATTTCAACACAGTTTGAAAAGATAA